Proteins found in one Paenibacillus wynnii genomic segment:
- a CDS encoding MerR family transcriptional regulator produces the protein MKIKEVADRLKISARAIRFYEEKGLISPTKGENSYRYFSEKEIWRLQTIIALREAGMPVDDIRKALQNIEGQDNEELQYYLELQRSVLFTKWVEIKHIIDTTDYMIDMIKKQQALPLDDIYALAEGSRRLREHRSSWEDKWDFDARARIHDEIVLNETSEYKDYGAALALTVQWLAPITGEKGLDIGIGTGNLAKKLIAHGAVMAGVDQSKEMLKQCRQKLPTLETKLGNFLAIPYMDRKFDFVVSSFAFHHLTESQQALAIEEMRRVLKPHGRICITDYMMIDDNPSSDISETGLIKLFETKGYLTKHQRMNERLHIVYAVPIR, from the coding sequence ATGAAGATCAAAGAAGTAGCAGATAGGCTCAAAATTTCGGCAAGAGCGATACGTTTTTATGAAGAAAAGGGCTTGATTTCCCCTACCAAGGGAGAGAATTCATACCGGTACTTTAGCGAAAAAGAAATTTGGAGGCTGCAGACCATCATCGCTCTCCGTGAAGCAGGTATGCCCGTGGATGATATCCGCAAAGCACTGCAAAACATCGAGGGTCAGGATAATGAAGAACTGCAATACTATCTGGAGCTTCAGCGCTCCGTCCTGTTCACGAAATGGGTGGAAATCAAGCATATTATTGATACCACCGACTACATGATCGATATGATAAAAAAACAGCAGGCCCTACCGCTTGATGATATCTATGCACTCGCCGAAGGTTCACGAAGATTACGGGAGCACCGCAGCAGTTGGGAGGATAAATGGGATTTTGATGCAAGGGCCAGAATTCATGATGAAATTGTCCTGAACGAAACTTCGGAGTATAAAGATTACGGGGCTGCTCTTGCATTAACTGTCCAGTGGCTGGCACCGATTACCGGGGAGAAGGGGCTTGATATCGGGATCGGAACCGGAAATTTAGCCAAAAAGCTGATCGCCCACGGCGCTGTAATGGCGGGTGTTGATCAATCCAAAGAAATGTTGAAGCAATGTCGCCAGAAGCTCCCTACATTGGAGACGAAGCTCGGGAACTTTCTGGCGATTCCCTATATGGATCGGAAATTTGATTTTGTTGTTTCCAGCTTTGCTTTTCATCATCTCACGGAGAGTCAGCAAGCCCTTGCTATTGAGGAAATGCGCAGGGTTCTGAAGCCCCACGGCAGGATCTGTATTACCGATTATATGATGATCGATGATAACCCCTCTAGTGATATCAGTGAGACCGGATTAATTAAGTTATTTGAAACCAAGGGATATCTTACGAAGCATCAACGAATGAATGAACGGCTTCATATTGTATACGCAGTGCCCATCAGGTGA
- a CDS encoding amidohydrolase, translating into MKILIKNVWILTMKEQDQIPFVGDILIDGDQIKEIAEGIISPADEIIEGKGMAAMPGLINAHQHTPMSLLRGFSDDLKLMNWLETKMLPAEERMTPEDIYWGAKLSMAEMIRSGTTAFADMYIHMNEIANAVQETGLRASLTRGLVFMEADGGRRISEALDLIDRWSGGAESRITTMLGPHSPYLCPPEPLREVIELAEKRAISVHMHLAETVEEVVQIRNNYNMTPTEYLVHNGMFERNHVLLAHAVHLNRRDVMLLQGMRGGVSHNPVSNLKLGCGIAPVTEMLELGITVGLGTDGAGSAATVDMYEEIKAAAWLQKVDYGDPARLPAHQALRMATVESAKLLNISHETGTLEVGKKADVILIDLNKPHLQPIHNLISLLAFSANGGDVDTTIVNGKILMRNRQLLTIDEEELFREVTERSKRIVHGI; encoded by the coding sequence ATGAAAATTCTGATTAAAAACGTGTGGATTCTGACCATGAAAGAGCAAGACCAAATACCTTTTGTTGGAGATATTCTGATTGACGGAGATCAAATTAAGGAAATTGCTGAGGGAATTATTAGTCCGGCGGATGAGATTATTGAGGGAAAGGGAATGGCTGCGATGCCGGGGTTAATCAATGCCCATCAACATACGCCCATGAGCTTGCTGCGCGGTTTCTCGGACGATTTGAAACTCATGAACTGGCTGGAGACAAAAATGCTGCCTGCAGAGGAAAGGATGACTCCTGAGGATATTTATTGGGGTGCTAAGCTGTCGATGGCTGAGATGATCCGGTCGGGTACAACCGCTTTTGCCGACATGTATATTCATATGAATGAGATCGCTAACGCTGTACAAGAGACAGGACTTAGAGCCTCTCTGACGAGGGGACTTGTCTTCATGGAAGCAGACGGGGGGCGGCGGATATCCGAGGCTCTGGATCTGATTGATCGGTGGAGCGGAGGTGCGGAAAGCAGGATTACAACCATGTTGGGACCCCACTCTCCTTACCTGTGTCCTCCAGAGCCCTTAAGAGAGGTCATCGAGCTTGCCGAAAAGAGAGCCATCTCCGTTCATATGCACCTGGCGGAGACTGTAGAAGAGGTTGTGCAAATTAGGAATAACTATAATATGACGCCAACAGAATATTTGGTTCACAACGGAATGTTCGAAAGGAATCATGTACTGCTCGCGCACGCTGTACACTTGAATCGTCGGGATGTGATGTTGCTGCAAGGTATGCGCGGAGGAGTCTCCCATAATCCCGTAAGCAATCTGAAGTTAGGTTGTGGTATTGCACCGGTGACCGAGATGCTGGAGCTGGGAATTACCGTAGGGCTAGGAACAGATGGTGCAGGGAGTGCTGCGACTGTTGATATGTACGAAGAGATCAAAGCCGCTGCTTGGTTGCAAAAGGTAGATTACGGCGACCCTGCTCGGCTTCCTGCTCACCAGGCCCTCCGCATGGCAACTGTGGAGAGCGCAAAGCTGCTGAATATCAGCCATGAAACAGGAACTTTAGAGGTCGGGAAAAAGGCGGATGTTATCCTGATAGACTTGAACAAACCCCATCTGCAGCCCATTCATAACTTAATATCTCTGTTGGCTTTTAGTGCAAATGGAGGCGATGTAGATACAACCATCGTGAATGGTAAAATTCTCATGAGGAACCGCCAGCTTTTAACTATAGATGAGGAAGAACTGTTCCGTGAGGTCACCGAGCGCTCCAAACGGATCGTCCACGGTATTTAG
- the yfbR gene encoding 5'-deoxynucleotidase yields the protein MNYHFSAYLYRLQYIQRWSLMRSTAPDNVAQHSFHVALLAHMLCSIGNVHFGRELNADRASAMALFHDAAEVFTGDIPTPVKHNNQRLLSNFREMEAIAAERLTAMIPAELQSIYTPLMGTDNSHAEPTDILLHTYVKAADSLDAYLKCVWEVAAGNREFAIAKAQTEAKLQGLLLPEVDYFLTHMAPSFEMSLDELSAGN from the coding sequence ATGAATTACCACTTTTCTGCATATCTATACCGGCTTCAATATATTCAACGCTGGAGCCTGATGCGCAGTACGGCACCCGATAATGTAGCCCAGCACTCTTTTCACGTTGCCTTACTAGCTCACATGCTCTGTAGTATTGGAAATGTTCACTTCGGGCGTGAGCTGAATGCAGACAGAGCTTCTGCTATGGCCCTATTTCATGATGCGGCTGAAGTATTCACCGGGGATATTCCTACGCCGGTCAAGCACAACAATCAACGTCTGCTGTCCAACTTCCGGGAGATGGAAGCCATTGCCGCAGAACGGCTGACCGCTATGATTCCTGCTGAACTGCAATCCATCTACACCCCCCTAATGGGCACGGATAATAGCCATGCAGAACCGACAGATATCCTGCTGCACACCTATGTGAAGGCAGCGGATAGTCTGGATGCCTATTTGAAATGTGTCTGGGAGGTGGCTGCAGGTAACCGCGAATTTGCCATCGCCAAAGCTCAGACGGAGGCCAAGCTGCAGGGATTGCTGCTTCCGGAGGTGGATTATTTTCTAACCCATATGGCACCGAGCTTTGAAATGTCCCTGGATGAGCTTTCAGCCGGGAACTAA
- a CDS encoding fumarate hydratase: MQHFEDSIYNLIVETSTNLPGDVRRAVAKGRALEDIATRSGLALTTIAQNIGMAELQVSPICQDTGMLTFIIHTPVGVNQIEMKKDIYNAITRATKDGKLRPNSVDSLTGENSGNNLGEGTPVIHFEQWEEQGIDVRLILKGGGCENKNIQYSLPAELEGLGKAGRDLDGIRKCILHSVYQAQGQGCSAGFIGVGIGGDRTTGYELAKKQLFRKVDDVNPIEDLNKLEDYVMENANKLGIGTMGFGGEVTLLGCKVGVMNRLPASFFVSVAYNCWAFRRQGVLIDPSTGTIQDWLYESGTGISVEGSKVPEVGDSPESKSESREVRLTTPISEEDIRSLRVGDVVILSGEMHTGRDALHKYLMDHDSPVDLNGAVIYHCGPVMLKDEEGWHVKAAGPTTSIREEPYQGDILKKFGIRAVIGKGGMGPKTLQALQEHGGVYLNAIGGAAQYYAECIKKVNAVDFMEFGIPEAMWHLEVDGFAAIVTMDAHGNSLHADVEKDSAAKLTQFKEPVFK, from the coding sequence ATGCAGCATTTTGAAGACAGTATTTATAATCTGATCGTGGAGACCTCTACTAATTTACCTGGCGATGTACGCCGAGCAGTGGCTAAAGGGCGCGCACTGGAAGATATAGCAACCCGTTCTGGACTGGCTCTAACTACGATTGCACAGAATATCGGTATGGCAGAGCTTCAGGTATCGCCGATATGTCAGGATACCGGTATGCTGACATTTATCATTCATACTCCTGTTGGAGTCAATCAGATTGAGATGAAAAAAGATATCTATAATGCGATAACTCGTGCGACTAAAGACGGCAAGCTGCGTCCCAATTCTGTGGATTCGCTAACGGGTGAGAACAGCGGCAATAATCTGGGTGAAGGTACGCCGGTGATTCACTTTGAACAGTGGGAAGAACAGGGGATAGACGTTCGGCTTATTCTTAAAGGCGGCGGCTGTGAAAATAAAAATATTCAGTACAGTCTTCCGGCAGAGCTGGAAGGCTTGGGAAAAGCGGGCCGCGATTTGGACGGCATACGTAAATGTATCCTTCATTCTGTATATCAGGCACAGGGTCAAGGTTGTAGTGCAGGCTTTATTGGTGTCGGGATCGGCGGAGATCGCACGACCGGCTATGAGTTAGCCAAGAAGCAGTTGTTCCGCAAAGTGGACGATGTGAATCCAATTGAAGATTTGAACAAACTGGAAGATTACGTAATGGAGAATGCCAACAAGCTGGGAATCGGCACGATGGGCTTCGGAGGTGAAGTTACGCTGCTGGGCTGCAAGGTTGGTGTTATGAACCGTCTTCCGGCAAGTTTTTTCGTCTCGGTTGCTTATAATTGCTGGGCCTTCCGCCGTCAGGGGGTATTGATCGATCCTTCTACAGGTACTATACAGGATTGGCTGTATGAGAGCGGAACGGGTATTTCTGTTGAAGGTTCTAAGGTACCGGAAGTAGGTGATTCCCCTGAATCAAAGAGCGAATCACGTGAGGTTAGGCTCACCACGCCGATCAGCGAGGAGGACATTCGTTCACTGCGGGTTGGGGATGTTGTTATTTTGTCCGGTGAGATGCATACGGGACGAGATGCCTTGCATAAATATTTAATGGACCATGATTCCCCGGTTGATCTGAATGGTGCGGTAATCTACCATTGCGGTCCTGTTATGCTGAAGGACGAAGAGGGCTGGCATGTGAAGGCAGCTGGACCTACAACAAGTATTCGGGAAGAGCCTTATCAAGGAGATATACTCAAGAAATTCGGCATTCGAGCCGTGATCGGCAAAGGTGGAATGGGACCTAAGACACTTCAAGCTCTCCAGGAGCACGGAGGAGTATATCTCAACGCCATAGGCGGTGCAGCGCAATATTATGCCGAATGTATTAAAAAGGTGAATGCGGTTGATTTCATGGAATTTGGCATACCTGAGGCCATGTGGCATCTGGAGGTTGACGGGTTCGCCGCTATTGTTACCATGGATGCTCATGGGAACAGCCTGCATGCCGACGTAGAAAAAGACTCTGCTGCTAAGTTGACCCAGTTCAAGGAGCCTGTTTTTAAATAA
- a CDS encoding VOC family protein: MAPHHIRNGYHSVTPYFIVSHADRLIDFVVSCFDARIIDIARKEDGVVKHAEIRIGDSIIEISEANEKYPPVQFAIHLYINNVDEVYEKCLNAGAESMEEPQDHAYGERGAGIKDSHGNQWFIATRTSN; the protein is encoded by the coding sequence GTGGCACCACATCATATTCGGAACGGCTATCATAGTGTCACACCGTATTTTATTGTCAGCCATGCAGACCGGCTCATTGACTTTGTAGTGAGCTGCTTTGATGCCAGAATCATAGATATTGCCCGAAAAGAGGACGGTGTGGTCAAACATGCCGAGATACGGATCGGGGATTCAATTATTGAAATATCTGAAGCCAATGAAAAATATCCGCCAGTACAATTCGCTATACATCTATATATCAATAACGTGGATGAGGTTTATGAAAAGTGTCTTAACGCTGGAGCGGAGAGTATGGAGGAACCGCAGGATCATGCCTACGGGGAACGGGGCGCAGGGATAAAGGATAGCCACGGGAATCAGTGGTTTATTGCCACCCGTACAAGTAATTAA
- the pnpS gene encoding two-component system histidine kinase PnpS, whose translation MRPFRVRLTFILMSLIGISMIGAGFTMAHLFKDSHISALEENMSREINILEGTFKFQDMNAPDAYSYYTNQSRKIAKLTDSRVTFITKDGRVIGDSEKDPLLMDNHSNREEEIIAAKEGIGRAIRYSDTLEREMLYVAGKVTSEQTYDGYIRLSMGLDDVDEGINRAWMIMAGGLILLFIAATLVSYKVASSMTSPLEQITRVARRITDLDYDARVTMKRKDEIGQLATAINAMADSLQTQLKTIRDNEDLLQSVLDNMTGGILMVNETGQVALLNRAAERMLDVDNNEMSGRSFLELKRHYELTRLVEDGISRKEPIHEERSIYNPGERIIRLDGVPMTQDGSYRGMLFLLQEVTDIRRLEKMRSEFVANVSHELKTPVAAVKGFAETLLGGGVTDEKTARSFLQIIYDENERLNRLIGDILELSKIESKRAHLVCSPIHLSTFFDSVLETMSKVAEKKKISLSAEVPEELFIEGDEDKLRQIFMNLLSNAINYTHDGGNVRVIAVNKQKEDGSESVVFTVRDTGMGIPRKDLPRIFERFYRVDKARSRSSGGTGLGLSIVKHLVELHRGVISVESNLGIGTSFLLELPLLQEDEEY comes from the coding sequence ATGAGACCGTTTCGTGTTCGTCTTACCTTCATATTGATGTCTTTGATAGGCATTTCTATGATCGGCGCCGGGTTTACAATGGCCCATTTATTCAAGGATTCCCATATATCTGCATTGGAAGAGAACATGTCCCGGGAAATAAATATCCTCGAGGGCACGTTTAAGTTTCAGGATATGAATGCTCCTGATGCCTATTCCTACTATACTAACCAATCCAGAAAAATAGCAAAGCTGACGGATTCACGCGTGACATTTATTACTAAAGACGGCCGTGTAATAGGGGATTCTGAAAAGGACCCGCTGCTTATGGATAATCACTCCAATCGGGAGGAGGAAATTATTGCAGCCAAAGAAGGAATCGGTAGAGCCATTCGATATAGTGACACTTTGGAACGTGAAATGCTGTATGTAGCCGGGAAAGTTACCTCCGAACAGACCTATGATGGGTATATTAGGCTCTCCATGGGGCTGGATGACGTGGATGAAGGTATCAACCGGGCATGGATGATTATGGCTGGTGGTTTAATACTGCTATTCATTGCGGCTACCCTTGTGAGCTACAAAGTGGCGTCCAGTATGACTTCTCCATTGGAGCAGATTACCCGGGTAGCCCGCCGGATTACAGATCTTGACTATGATGCGCGTGTGACAATGAAGCGTAAGGATGAAATCGGGCAACTGGCGACGGCTATTAATGCGATGGCAGACAGTTTGCAGACCCAGTTAAAGACGATTCGGGATAATGAGGATCTTTTGCAGAGTGTGCTTGATAATATGACCGGCGGGATTCTAATGGTTAACGAAACGGGGCAGGTGGCTCTGTTGAACCGCGCGGCAGAAAGAATGCTGGATGTGGACAACAACGAGATGTCCGGCCGTTCCTTCCTTGAGCTTAAGCGTCACTACGAGCTTACCCGGCTGGTTGAGGACGGAATTTCCCGCAAGGAGCCTATCCATGAGGAGAGAAGTATCTATAATCCAGGTGAACGCATAATAAGACTCGATGGTGTGCCGATGACACAGGATGGTTCTTATCGCGGGATGTTGTTTCTACTGCAGGAGGTAACGGATATTCGCCGTCTTGAAAAAATGCGCAGTGAGTTCGTCGCTAACGTCTCCCATGAATTGAAGACCCCGGTAGCTGCTGTTAAAGGATTTGCCGAAACACTGCTGGGCGGAGGAGTTACCGATGAGAAAACGGCACGCTCCTTTTTGCAGATTATTTACGATGAGAATGAACGTTTGAACCGTCTGATTGGCGATATCCTGGAATTATCAAAGATTGAATCCAAACGTGCACATTTGGTTTGTTCACCGATTCATCTATCCACTTTCTTTGACTCCGTATTGGAGACGATGAGCAAGGTGGCTGAGAAAAAGAAGATCAGTCTCAGTGCAGAGGTTCCTGAGGAACTGTTTATTGAGGGTGATGAGGACAAGCTGCGGCAGATCTTTATGAACTTATTATCGAATGCGATCAATTATACGCATGATGGGGGAAATGTTAGAGTCATAGCTGTTAACAAACAAAAGGAAGATGGATCAGAAAGCGTCGTTTTTACAGTCCGGGACACTGGAATGGGGATTCCGCGCAAGGATCTGCCGCGAATTTTTGAACGCTTTTATCGGGTGGATAAGGCACGATCCAGAAGCTCCGGAGGGACAGGGCTCGGTCTATCCATTGTGAAACACTTGGTAGAACTCCATCGGGGGGTTATTTCGGTAGAAAGCAATCTAGGTATTGGAACCTCCTTCCTATTGGAATTGCCGCTGCTGCAGGAAGATGAAGAGTATTGA
- a CDS encoding response regulator transcription factor encodes MAQRLLVIEDEPTLARLLSYNLTQEGYEVTVEDHGTAGYDRATREPFDLIVLDLMLPGMNGIDILDKLRGQGIRTPVIVLTAKNAEEDVVRGLKSGADDYITKPFGVSELLARVSAVLRRISGLAEEAPADQAVSASTIILGQLEIYPERYEVSLGGQSINLRPKEFEVLLYLARKPGVVLTRDDLMNAVWGFDYIGGQRTVDVHVSSLRKKLELDPEYVHIDSIRGVGYKLVVNKKRAPVI; translated from the coding sequence ATGGCACAACGATTGCTTGTCATTGAAGACGAACCGACGCTGGCCCGACTGCTGTCTTATAATTTAACGCAGGAAGGTTATGAGGTCACGGTAGAAGATCATGGTACGGCAGGATATGACCGCGCTACCAGAGAACCCTTTGATTTAATTGTGCTGGATCTGATGCTTCCAGGCATGAATGGTATTGATATTCTTGATAAACTGCGTGGACAAGGTATTCGAACGCCAGTAATTGTGCTTACCGCCAAAAACGCGGAGGAGGATGTAGTCCGAGGGCTGAAGTCCGGCGCTGATGATTACATAACCAAACCTTTTGGTGTTTCAGAGCTGCTCGCCCGTGTGAGTGCTGTGCTTCGGCGTATCTCGGGTCTGGCTGAAGAGGCCCCTGCAGATCAGGCAGTGTCAGCATCCACGATTATTTTAGGGCAGTTGGAAATTTACCCTGAGCGTTATGAGGTTTCTTTGGGAGGACAAAGCATTAACCTTCGCCCTAAGGAATTTGAAGTTTTACTCTATTTGGCCCGTAAGCCAGGTGTCGTATTAACACGTGACGATCTCATGAATGCTGTATGGGGTTTTGATTATATCGGAGGTCAGCGAACCGTGGATGTGCATGTCAGCTCACTCCGCAAGAAGCTGGAGCTTGATCCCGAATACGTTCACATTGATTCGATACGCGGTGTGGGTTATAAGTTGGTTGTTAACAAGAAAAGAGCTCCGGTCATTTAA
- the pstB gene encoding phosphate ABC transporter ATP-binding protein PstB: MKPIIDIEKLDLYYESFHALKGVDLQIPEKAVTAFIGPSGCGKSTLLRTLNRMNDMIPGTRIEGTVNISGKNIYGDEVEVESLRKQVGMVFQQPNPFPKSIYDNVAYGPRLHGVRSKSELDELVEQSLRQSALWEEVKDFLKKSALSLSGGQQQRLCIARALAVQPDILLMDEATSALDPVSTLKIEELVQELKSKYTIVMVTHNMHQAARVSGRTVFFLNGVIVEAADTEVLFSNPKDSRTEDYISGRFG, from the coding sequence ATGAAACCCATCATTGACATAGAGAAACTTGATCTCTACTATGAGTCGTTCCACGCATTGAAGGGTGTTGATCTGCAAATTCCGGAGAAGGCGGTTACCGCTTTTATCGGACCTTCCGGATGTGGGAAATCCACCTTGCTGCGCACACTAAATCGGATGAATGATATGATTCCGGGAACGCGTATCGAAGGAACAGTCAACATTAGCGGTAAAAATATTTACGGGGATGAGGTTGAGGTAGAAAGCCTGCGTAAGCAAGTGGGCATGGTATTTCAACAGCCCAATCCTTTTCCAAAATCCATCTATGACAATGTAGCCTATGGTCCACGCCTGCACGGGGTTCGTTCCAAAAGCGAGCTTGACGAACTGGTCGAGCAAAGCTTACGGCAATCCGCGCTGTGGGAGGAAGTTAAGGACTTCTTGAAAAAGTCTGCACTTAGCTTATCCGGTGGACAGCAGCAGCGCCTTTGTATCGCCAGAGCACTCGCTGTTCAGCCTGACATTTTGCTTATGGATGAGGCTACCTCTGCGCTTGACCCGGTATCCACACTTAAAATTGAAGAATTGGTTCAAGAATTGAAAAGTAAATATACTATTGTTATGGTCACGCATAACATGCACCAGGCTGCACGAGTATCGGGCCGTACGGTATTTTTCCTAAATGGTGTAATTGTGGAAGCGGCAGATACAGAAGTGTTGTTCTCCAACCCCAAGGATTCACGTACCGAGGATTATATTTCAGGACGTTTCGGGTAA
- the phoU gene encoding phosphate signaling complex protein PhoU has translation MIRRKEFDKDLEELRSLLQQMGEHVTDALEGAVLSLQSLDTTRAQEIVKADIHLNAMEERIMEIGSRLIVTQQPVAKDLRRILVAFKISSDLERMGDLALDVAKVTMRIQGQELIKPLVDIPRMAEIVKGMTTEAIQSYLDENTDLAYKMAQDDDQVDHLYSAMINELYTYMVAKPESVSQAMLLTLVGRYIERIADHATNIGESVVYLVTGKRPDLNQ, from the coding sequence ATGATTCGCAGAAAAGAATTCGATAAAGATCTCGAAGAGCTGCGCTCTCTTTTGCAGCAGATGGGTGAACATGTAACAGATGCCTTGGAAGGCGCTGTGCTGTCCCTGCAAAGTCTTGATACTACACGTGCACAGGAAATTGTAAAAGCAGACATCCATCTAAATGCGATGGAAGAGAGAATTATGGAAATTGGTTCGCGATTAATCGTAACTCAGCAGCCGGTTGCGAAGGATTTGCGCCGGATTCTAGTAGCTTTCAAAATATCGAGCGATCTGGAACGTATGGGGGATCTGGCACTTGATGTAGCAAAAGTAACGATGCGCATCCAAGGTCAGGAATTGATTAAACCGCTTGTTGATATTCCGCGGATGGCTGAAATCGTTAAAGGGATGACTACAGAAGCTATTCAATCCTATTTGGATGAGAATACCGATCTGGCTTACAAAATGGCGCAGGATGATGATCAGGTGGACCATTTGTACAGTGCGATGATCAATGAACTGTATACTTACATGGTGGCGAAGCCGGAATCCGTATCTCAGGCGATGCTGCTTACACTCGTTGGTCGATATATTGAGCGTATTGCCGATCATGCGACCAACATTGGAGAGAGTGTAGTTTACCTCGTAACAGGGAAACGTCCGGATTTGAATCAGTAA